The following proteins are co-located in the Pyricularia oryzae 70-15 chromosome 1, whole genome shotgun sequence genome:
- a CDS encoding DNA replication licensing factor mcm10: MPPSQPSDEPQWPPRSPHEVLLSTPGGREKLRRLAERTSPSPSPARGRMSRTGSSGLPLRSTNSDVMAGMILDGDDDEDEDEEILQLKLQEIQAKLKLKKLQSARAANGAPSSRPDSGADSNARRPQARTAAAAAAARAAKVEDARPRSVEVPASPVKKAIAPPKSPMKVQLGIDKGLRAKDVSLRRSSSTLQQRMQDASERSRSLNDGAEAPVRPLSFSERLALKRNEEAAQVEKQKRIQQIRSSAFAVDREEIERYKAVAQDLPDLADEPQVYSRAEIVGSGKLQKDGGYLRRSSTAPSIRGGQAGSGTGSDSGQAKDATTTTAKSRGKDEASFESYSGFHLKKRILPHEIVTRSITGKQVYKLKDLLRKVKAPTWELPDDECDVVAFAILAAKSEPRSHKARTDSEGNTVNQGNRGMYMVMTLVDLQYEVELFLFNSGFDRFWKLTPGTVLAILNPVIMKPPKGREATGKFSLIINSDEDTILEIGTARDLGFCQATKKDGKACPSWINSKRTEFCEFHSNEAISKARAGRMELNGAGFGGGGGNGKKSKKEWEPFSDPWKYKNSRPVSIDHRTEEQKLADAKRGSYDRDTQSRVFVSRSASSASVIEREGEYLESLQRKEALKRKLLQDEHEKTVAKKLGNLGAGAGREYMQRRAGHKTNDQPHALASNFSLEQQQPSTSAAALDLLNRAKNPPKIDLGPVKRKRPDSATSNSTAGGSSSLGWGSGLRDRLSRMKGQATLSFDQPQKTDNAAAANANSSSGSIASSKADRSPVRKKTRFVTEKGIREAGRESLGTELLPSAAAAAADDALEPRRGKPRRVVVQDDDDDDDLVIV; this comes from the exons ATGCCCCCTT CACAACCATCAGACGAGCCCCAGTGGCCCCCACGATCACCCCATGAAGTCCTGTTGAGTACTCCAGGCGGCCGTGAGAAACTTCGACGACTTGCCGAGCGCACCTCTCCCTCCCCTTCCCCAGCCAGAGGAAGAATGTCTAGAACGGGGTCCTCAGGCCTACCTTTGAGGTCAACAAACTCAGATGTTATGGCAGGAATGATCTTGGAcggcgatgacgacgaggatgaggatgaggagatTCTCCAACTCAAGCTACAGGAAATCCAAGCCAAGCTCAAACTGAAAAAGCTCCAGAGCGCGCGGGCAGCAAATGGCGCCCCTTCCTCAAGGCCTGATTCAGGCGCAGATAGTAATGCGCGACGACCGCAAGCCAGGACAGCAgccgctgcagctgcagcacGTGCAGCCAAGGTTGAAGATGCACGCCCGCGAAGCGTCGAGGTACCAGCTTCGCCGGTCAAGAAAGCCATCGCGCCTCCAAAATCACCCATGAAGGTACAGCTCGGTATAGACAAGGGGCTGAGGGCCAAGGACGTGTCGTTGAGGCGATCTTCCTCTACCCTGCAACAACGGATGCAGGACGCCAGTGAGCGCTCGAGGTCTTTAAACGATGGCGCCGAGGCACCGGTACGGCCGTTGAGCTTCAGCGAGCGCCTCGCTCTGAAGAGGAACGAAGAGGCGGCGCAAGTTGAGAAGCAGAAGAGGATACAACAGATCAGAAGCAGCGCATTCGCGGTGGATAGGGAGGAAATAGAAAGATACAAGGCGGTGGCGCAGGACCTTCCGGACCTGGCAGACGAACCACAGGTCTACAGCCGCGCAGAGATTGTGGGGTCAGGCAAGCTTCAGAAAGACGGTGGATACTTAAGAAGAAGTAGTACCGCACCCAGTATCAGGGGTGGCCAGGCAGGCTCAGGGACGGGTAGTGATAGCGGCCAGGCCAAAGACGCGACGACAACGACAGCGAAATCTCGAGGCAAGGACGAGGCGTCTTTCGAATCATACTCGGGTTTCCATCTCAAGAAAAGGATATTACCTCACGAGATTGTTACGCGGTCCATCACCGGCAAGCAGGTCTACAAACTGAAGGATCTCTTGCGCAAAGTCAAAGCACCCACGTGGGAACTACCGGATGACGAATGCGACGTTGTGGCCTTTGCCATTTTGGCCGCCAAGTCGGAACCAAGATCGCACAAAGCACGAACTGACAGTGAAGGGAACACGGTAAATCAAGGCAACAGGGGAATGTACATGGTAATGACTCTGGTGGATCTccaatacgaagtcgaattATTCCTCTTTAACAGCGGGTTCGACAGGTTTTGGAAGCTGACGCCAGGCACCGTCTTGGCGATTCTCAACCCGGTCATCATGAAGCCCCCAAAGGGTCGCGAAGCGACAGGAAAGTTTTCGCTCATCATCAACTCGGACGAAGACACGATACTCGAGATCGGCACTGCGCGCGACCTGGGGTTCTGCCAGGCCACAAAAAAGGACGGCAAAGCGTGCCCTTCTTGGATCAACAGCAAGCGCACCGAGTTCTGCGAGTTTCATTCCAACGAGGCCATCAGCAAGGCGCGGGCGGGACGCATGGAGCTCAATGGGGCCggctttggcggcggcggcggcaacggtAAGAAGTCCAAGAAGGAATGGGAGCCCTTTTCCGACCCGTGGAAGTATAAAAATTCTAGGCCGGTCAGCATCGATCACCGCACCGAGGAGCAAAAACTCGCCGATGCCAAAAGGGGCTCATACGACAGGGATACACAATCGCGAGTCTTTGTGAGCCGCTCGGCCAGCTCTGCCTCCGTAATAGAACGTGAAGGCGAGTATCTCGAGAGTCTTCAGCGCAAGGAGGCGCTCAAGCGAAAACTATTGCAGGACGAACACGAGAAAACCGTTGCCAAGAAACTGGGAAACTTGGGGGCCGGTGCCGGAAGGGAATATATGCAGCGGCGAGCCGGACACAAGACCAACGACCAGCCCCACGCTTTAGCGTCTAACTTTTCCTTGGAGCAACAACAGCCGTCAACCAGCGCCGCGGCTCTGGATCTTCTCAACCGTGCCAAGAACCCGCCCAAGATCGATCTTGGCCCGGTCAAGCGCAAGAGGCCAGACTCGGCCACGTCCAACTCGACGGCGGGCGGTAGTAGCAGTCTCGGCTGGGGATCCGGTCTGAGGGACAGACTGAGCAGGATGAAGGGGCAGGCGACCCTCTCGTTCGACCAACCACAAAAGACAGACAACGCGGCCGCGGCCAACGCAAACTCATCTTCCGGGTCCATCGCCAGCAGCAAAGCAGACCGATCGCCGGTCCGCAAGAAGACGCGCTTCGTGACGGAGAAGGGCATACGTGAGGCGGGCCGCGAGAGCCTGGGGACGGAACTACTCCCATCGgctgcggcagcagcagcagatgaCGCACTGGAGCCTAGGCGAGGGAAGCCGCGGCGTGTGGTTGTacaggacgatgacgatgacgatgatctTGTCATTGTGTaa
- a CDS encoding TTL domain-containing protein yields the protein MHILVVNDDGPPSSQSSPYVHTLVRALQGAGHTVSVCLPHTQRSWIGKAHLIGQTVRPTYYRPPPLPANPAGLIFDKDVPESEGSTHKRPTTTADEEWVLVDGTPASCVQIGLHHMFTDRGKVDLVLSGPNYGRNTTALFALSSGTLGGALEGAACKVPSIALSYAFFTRNHDPEIVAGASRHAVRVVEALVKQWPQDGSVDLYSVNIPLVEGVEKARTLWTPMLQNYWADGGCFTAVEGAGDEDEDETEERIRQGAGGEAALSSGAQNGKAAADGGEGTAHTRTHKHFKWQPRFTDVYKSVEDAPPGNDGWAVKEGYTSVTPLKANFWQAATHLHGQDLKLPVLESHEGTDTLPIRSAAGIGAAATEQSINKTSPAGDKGAYDSQDTGKLHALIAYDDPYVQPLIRDALGSLLPSDKYCLVDAPEQQPEDKDNPVSLASLIPGDGTKALQIASYEAIDFDYAAEHQNSIVINSYKFRKALIRKHFLATTVENWVIKHPNSILARHVKPSTSFEVDYAEFLDDALVEAWDLRASLENDEKREWWILKPSMSDRGQGIRLFSTMEELQGIFDEWDVDTDDEDEEADGIMAAHLRHFVAQPYIDPPLLLPGDRRKFHIRTYVLCVGAMKVYVYREMLALFAGREYRAPSSDEGDLDAHLTNTCLQNETTAASATATAADIATSDAKDGEAPPPPLVRKFWDLPEVLVEGRSDVSKGSIFTQICEATGAVFEAAARGMPMHFSPLANAFEVFGVDFLVDAQGVAWLLEVNSFPDFKQTGDELRDDVVAELWRQVLRLAVVEGGPLRLGGGKGDRDDEGHGDATGATTKTLSAAAAAGDGKMVLVKDVDLGKEGLLGFLG from the exons ATGCACATCCTAGTGGTCAACGACGACGGGCCACCGAGCTCGCAGTCGTCACCCTACGTGCACACCTTGGTCCGCGCCCTCCAAGGCGCCGGCCACACCGTCTCGGTCTGCCTGCCGCACACGCAGCGCTCGTGGATAGGCAAGGCCCACCTGATCGGCCAGACCGTGAGACCGACTTACTACCGCCCCCCGCCGCTGCCAGCCAACCCAGCAGGGCTCATCTTCGACAAGGACGTTCCCGAGAGCGAGGGCAGCACACACAAGCGGCCCACCACCACAGCAGATGAGGAGTGGGTGCTTGTCGACGGCACGCCGGCCTCGTGCGTCCAGATCGGCCTCCATCATATGTTTACCGACCGCGGCAAGGTCGACCTCGTGCTCAGCGGGCCAAACTACGGCCGCAACACGACGGCGCTCTTTGCGCTGAGCTCCGGCACGCTAGGAGGCGCACTCGAGGGTGCAGCCTGCAAGGTGCCGTCCATCGCGCTGTCGTACGCCTTCTTCACGCGGAACCACGACCCGGAGATCGTGGCGGGGGCGTCGAGGCACGCCGTCCGCGTCGTCGAGGCCCTGGTCAAACAGTGGCCGCAGGACGGGAGCGTCGACCTCTACAGCGTCAACATCCCGCTCGTCGAGGGTGTCGAGAAGGCCCGCACGCTCTGGACTCCCATGCTGCAGAATTACTGGGCCGACGGCGGTTGCTTCACGGCCGTAGAGGGCGCcggggacgaggacgaggacgagaccGAGGAGAGGATCAGGCAAGGGGCTGGTGGTGAAGCTGCCCTCTCGAGTGGTGCGCAGAATGGTAAGGCGGCCGCGGACGGTGGCGAGGGGACTGCTCACACCAGGACGCACAAGCATTTCAAGTGGCAACCCAGATTCACGGACGTCTACAAGAGCGTGGAAGATGCACCGCCAGGTAACGATGGATGGGCAGTCAAGGAGGGCTATACAAG TGTAACACCTCTAAAGGCCAACTTTTGGCAAGCCGCGACACATCTACACGGGCAAGATCTTAAGCT GCCAGTATTGGAATCTCACGAGGGCACTGACACTCTTCCCATCCGTTCGGCCGCCGGGATTGGTGCGGCAGCAACTGAACAATCTATCAATAAAACGTCTCCAGCCGGAGACAAGGGGGCGTATGATTCGCAGGACACTGGAAAGCTGCATGCTCTGATCGCCTATGATGACCCCTACGTACAACCACTGATACGTGATGCATTGGGATCATTATTACCTAGTGACAAGTACTGCTTGGTAGATGCACCGGAGCAGCAACCCGAAGACAAAGACAACCCAGTTTCACTGGCAAGCCTCATACCCGGAGATGGAACAAAAGCGCTGCAGATCGCCTCTTACGAGGCCATAGACTTTGACTACGCAGCGGAGCATCAAAATTCTATCGTAATCAATAGCTACAAGTTCCGGAAGGCCCTGATACGCAAGCACTTTCTCGCCACGACGGTCGAAAACTGGGTCATCAAGCACCCGAACTCGATACTGGCCCGGCATGTCAAGCCTAGCACATCATTCGAGGTCGACTACGCCGAGTTCCTAGATGACGCGCTCGTCGAGGCCTGGGATCTGCGGGCGAGCCTGGAAAACGACGAGAAGAGGGAGTGGTGGATCCTGAAGCCCAGCATGAGCGACCGCGGCCAGGGGATCCGGCTGTTCAGCACAATGGAGGAGCTACAAGGCATCTTTGACGAGTGGGACGTTGACactgacgacgaggatgaggaggcaGACGGCATCATGGCGGCGCACCTACGACACTTTGTGGCGCAGCCATACATCGacccgccgctgctgctgccgggcGACCGTCGCAAGTTCCACATACGTACCTACGTCTTGTGCGTTGGCGCCATGAAAGTCTACGTTTACCGTGAGATGCTCGCCCTGTTTGCGGGCCGGGAATACCGCGCACCGTCTTCTGACGAGGGAGATCTGGACGCTCACCTCACCAACACTTGCCTGCAGAACGAGACAACTGCCGCTTCTGCTACCGCTACCGCTGCCGATATTGCTACTAGTGACGCCAAGGATGGCGAAgcacctcctcccccgctCGTGCGAAAGTTCTGGGACCTGCCAGAGGTGCTGGTCGAGGGCAGGTCGGACGTGAGCAAGGGGTCGATATTCACGCAGATCTGCGAGGCGACCGGGGCCGTCTTTGAGGCCGCGGCCAGGGGCATGCCGATGCACTTTTCACCGCTCGCCAACGCGTTCGAGGTGTTTGGAGTCGACTTCCTCGTCGACGCCCAGGGGGTAGCCTGGCTGCTCGAGGTGAACTCGTTTCCGGACTTTAAGCAGACCGGGGACGAGCTCCGAGATGATGTGGTGGCGGAACTGTGGAGGCAGGTGCTGcgcctcgccgtcgtcgagggTGGGCCGTTGAGGTTGGGAGGAGGAAAGGGGGATCGTGATGATGAAGGGCATGGCGATGCTACTGGGGCTACTACTAAGACactctcggcggcggcggcggctggtgACGGCAAGATGGTTCTCGTGAAGGATGTAGATCTTGGCAAGGAGGGCCTCTTGGGCTTTCTCGGGTGA
- a CDS encoding golgi apparatus membrane protein TVP18: MTLKEEFATRNFSIYGQWLGVLSMILCFALGIANIFTFRLLLIIFSVICLVSSFVILFIEVPLLLRICPTSSTFDDAIRKVSTNYMRAAAYLVMGVVQWLSLLGGASSLIAAAVFLTLTAICYALAGVKGQAFVGSKTLGGSGVAQMIV, translated from the exons ATGACATTGAAGGAGGAATTCGCGACCCGCAACTTCA GCATCTACGGACAATG GCTGGGGGTTCTGAGCATGATTCTGTGCTTTGCTTTGGGCATTGCAAACATCTTCACCTTTAGGTTGCTGCTCATCATCTTCAGCGTCATCTGCTT AGTCTCGTCCTTCGTCATCCTTTTCATTGAGGTACCGCTGCTGCTCCGAATCTGCCCTACCTCATCCACATTCGACGATGCGATCCGCAAGGTTTCGACCAACTACATGCGCGCGGCCGCCTACCTAGTCATGGGCGTCGTGCAGTGGCTGTCGCTCCTCGGAGGTGCATCTTCGctcatcgccgccgccgtgttCCTTACGCTCACTGCCATCTGCTACGCTCTTGCTGGCGTCAAGGGACAGGCGTTTGTTGGCAGCAAGACTCTGGGTGGCTCGGGTGTTGCGCAGATGATTGTATGA